In a genomic window of Thiolapillus brandeum:
- a CDS encoding ATP-binding cassette domain-containing protein, whose translation MLHFQNLSLRRGSKLLFEDANFQIHPGQKVGITGANGTGKSSLFALIRGTLQADSGDLKLPGEWVIAWVAQETPQDSRPAMEYVLDGDQELRQIEAAIEQAQTREDGHQLALLHGQFEQIGGYQARSRAGQLLNGLGFKPGDEQRPVTDFSGGWRMRLNLARALICRSDLLLLDEPTNHLDLDAVIWLENWLKRYPGTLLLISHDREFLDAVTDHIAHIEQGKLTLYSGNYSAFERIRAEQLANQQAEHLKQQREIAHIKSYVDRFRAKATKARQAQSRLKALERMELIAPAHVDSPFHFRFREPEKTPHPLLRLEDAAAGYGDKAIVSGIGMSLSPGDRIGLLGPNGAGKSTFIKLLSGNLPLMYGKLETAQDLKIGYFAQHQVEQLHPEHSPLEHLTQLDPQAREQALRDYLGGFGFPGDKALEKTAPFSGGEKSRLALALLIYQRPNLLLLDEPTNHLDLEMRQALATALQDFTGAMVIVSHDRHLLRVSTDELLLVHDGRVKEFEGSLDDYPGWLAAQRSRDPDATGTRTEPDNSAHKDRKQTKREAAARRQALQPLKNRVASAEKKLDQLHRQQKALETQLADNTLYETANKDKLKQLLADKAEVDARCEEQEMIWLEASEALECAESA comes from the coding sequence ATGCTTCATTTCCAGAACCTGAGCCTGCGCCGGGGCAGCAAGCTGCTGTTCGAGGACGCCAACTTTCAGATCCATCCCGGCCAGAAAGTGGGCATCACCGGCGCCAACGGCACTGGCAAGTCCAGCCTGTTCGCCCTGATACGCGGTACGCTGCAGGCGGACAGCGGCGATCTCAAACTCCCCGGGGAATGGGTCATCGCCTGGGTAGCCCAGGAAACACCCCAGGACAGCCGCCCGGCCATGGAGTATGTACTGGATGGCGACCAGGAACTGCGCCAGATCGAAGCGGCTATCGAACAGGCGCAAACCCGGGAAGATGGCCACCAACTGGCCCTGCTGCACGGCCAGTTTGAACAGATCGGCGGCTACCAGGCCCGTAGCCGGGCCGGGCAGCTGCTCAACGGCCTGGGCTTCAAACCCGGTGATGAACAAAGGCCGGTGACAGATTTCTCCGGGGGCTGGCGCATGCGCCTGAACCTGGCCCGGGCCCTCATCTGCCGCTCGGATCTGCTGCTGTTGGACGAACCCACCAACCATCTGGATCTGGACGCGGTGATCTGGCTGGAGAACTGGCTGAAACGCTACCCCGGCACCCTGCTGCTCATCTCCCACGATCGGGAATTCCTGGACGCAGTAACAGATCACATCGCCCATATCGAACAGGGAAAGCTGACCCTGTACAGCGGCAACTACAGCGCTTTCGAACGCATCCGCGCCGAACAGCTCGCCAATCAGCAGGCGGAACATCTGAAACAACAGCGGGAAATCGCCCACATCAAATCCTATGTGGACCGGTTCCGTGCCAAGGCCACCAAGGCGCGCCAGGCCCAGAGCCGCCTCAAGGCCCTGGAGCGCATGGAACTCATCGCCCCGGCCCATGTGGATTCGCCCTTCCATTTCCGTTTCCGCGAGCCGGAAAAAACACCACACCCCCTGCTGCGCCTGGAAGACGCCGCGGCGGGCTACGGAGACAAGGCCATTGTCTCCGGCATCGGCATGAGCCTGTCCCCCGGTGATCGCATCGGCCTCCTCGGCCCCAACGGCGCGGGCAAGTCCACCTTCATCAAGCTCCTGTCCGGCAACCTGCCCCTGATGTATGGCAAGCTGGAAACCGCCCAGGATCTGAAAATCGGCTATTTCGCCCAGCACCAGGTGGAACAGCTGCACCCGGAACATTCCCCCCTGGAGCATCTCACCCAGCTCGATCCCCAGGCCCGGGAACAGGCCCTGCGCGACTATCTGGGCGGTTTCGGCTTTCCCGGCGACAAGGCGCTGGAAAAGACTGCGCCCTTCTCCGGCGGCGAAAAGTCCCGCCTGGCCCTGGCCCTGCTCATCTACCAGCGCCCCAATCTGCTGCTCCTGGACGAACCCACCAACCACCTGGACCTGGAAATGCGCCAGGCCCTGGCCACCGCCCTGCAGGATTTCACCGGCGCCATGGTCATCGTTTCCCACGACCGGCATCTCCTGCGGGTCAGCACGGATGAACTGCTCCTGGTGCATGATGGCCGGGTGAAGGAATTCGAGGGCAGCCTGGATGACTACCCCGGCTGGCTGGCAGCGCAGCGCAGCCGGGACCCCGACGCCACGGGAACCCGCACAGAGCCGGACAACAGCGCGCACAAGGATCGCAAACAGACCAAGCGTGAAGCCGCCGCCCGCCGCCAGGCCCTGCAGCCCCTGAAAAACCGGGTGGCCAGCGCCGAAAAGAAGCTGGATCAGTTACACCGGCAACAGAAGGCACTGGAAACACAGTTGGCCGACAATACGCTGTATGAAACCGCCAACAAGGACAAGCTGAAACAGTTGCTGGCGGACAAGGCTGAAGTGGATGCCCGTTGCGAGGAACAGGAGATGATCTGGCTGGAAGCCTCGGAAGCCCTGGAATGCGCGGAATCAGCCTGA
- a CDS encoding Slp family lipoprotein codes for MAISLLVVIMRTLLPLLMLLLLAGCNTTGGVRQPPGPMPAALSHSADPAAKGRDFTWGGSVLSIKNLKDHTLVEVMAYPLDSKGMPDVGAGTQGRFLADYRGFLEPADFPGGQLITVTGPLLGYKDGKVGEADYRYPALQADQIKHWDSTRSRHPYTKPSVNIGFGFGSGGYSNIGIGIGF; via the coding sequence GTGGCGATATCCTTACTGGTGGTGATCATGCGAACCCTGCTTCCTTTATTGATGCTTCTGCTGTTGGCCGGCTGTAACACCACAGGTGGTGTGCGGCAGCCCCCTGGCCCCATGCCTGCGGCGCTCTCACACAGTGCTGATCCTGCCGCGAAAGGCAGGGATTTCACCTGGGGTGGCAGCGTGCTTTCCATCAAGAACCTCAAGGATCATACCCTGGTGGAAGTGATGGCCTATCCCCTGGACAGCAAGGGTATGCCGGATGTAGGTGCTGGTACACAGGGGCGTTTTCTAGCCGATTACCGCGGCTTTCTGGAGCCGGCGGATTTTCCCGGCGGACAGCTGATCACGGTTACCGGCCCCTTGCTGGGATACAAGGATGGCAAGGTGGGGGAGGCAGATTATCGCTATCCCGCACTGCAGGCTGATCAGATCAAGCATTGGGACAGCACCCGGTCCCGGCATCCCTACACCAAACCCAGCGTGAACATCGGTTTTGGTTTTGGCAGTGGCGGCTACAGCAATATCGGTATAGGCATCGGCTTTTGA
- a CDS encoding DUF1415 domain-containing protein, producing the protein MTPEVEQTRCWVKEVVIGLNLCPFARQPFEADTIRYRVCRAAEADQAYRALIEEVADFVQQPAEKVETGLFIVPQGLDDFGEYLDVLEDAQAALEEAGLDDLLQLASFHPDYCFEGLEADDPANYTNRSPFPMFHLIRQDGLAAALENWPDPESIPQRNVALLRDMGQEAISILLDNCRNASG; encoded by the coding sequence ATGACCCCAGAGGTGGAGCAGACCCGCTGCTGGGTTAAAGAGGTGGTTATCGGTCTCAATCTTTGTCCTTTTGCCCGCCAGCCTTTCGAGGCCGACACCATCCGCTACCGGGTCTGCCGGGCGGCTGAAGCGGATCAGGCCTACCGTGCACTTATCGAAGAGGTTGCGGATTTCGTACAGCAGCCGGCGGAGAAAGTGGAAACCGGACTGTTCATCGTACCCCAGGGCCTGGATGATTTCGGTGAATACCTGGATGTGCTGGAAGATGCTCAGGCGGCATTGGAAGAAGCCGGGCTGGATGACCTGCTGCAACTGGCCAGTTTTCATCCCGACTACTGTTTCGAGGGTCTGGAAGCCGACGATCCGGCCAACTACACCAACCGATCGCCCTTTCCCATGTTTCACCTTATTCGTCAGGATGGCCTGGCGGCCGCTCTGGAGAATTGGCCCGATCCCGAGTCCATTCCCCAGCGCAATGTGGCGCTGCTGCGGGACATGGGGCAGGAGGCCATCAGTATCCTGCTGGACAACTGTCGCAACGCTTCAGGCTGA
- a CDS encoding YcgL domain-containing protein, whose amino-acid sequence MSTPCWIYRSPKKDEMYLYLAKEDGFDAVPELLMARFGTPPLLVMELELHDERRLARADVTQVLAKLAEDGYYLQMPPELRPDIYHGNEA is encoded by the coding sequence ATGAGCACACCCTGCTGGATCTACAGAAGCCCCAAAAAAGATGAAATGTATCTCTACCTGGCGAAGGAAGACGGTTTTGACGCCGTACCGGAATTGCTCATGGCGCGATTCGGCACGCCGCCGCTCCTGGTGATGGAGCTGGAATTGCATGATGAACGCCGGCTGGCACGGGCAGATGTTACGCAGGTGCTGGCGAAACTGGCCGAGGACGGTTATTACCTGCAGATGCCGCCGGAGCTGCGGCCTGACATTTATCATGGCAATGAGGCCTGA
- the typA gene encoding translational GTPase TypA, which produces MIENLRNVAIIAHVDHGKTTLVDELLKQSGTLGERFGEVERVMDSNDLEKERGITILSKNTAIKWGDYRINIVDTPGHADFGGEVERVLSMVDSVLLLVDAVEGPMPQTRFVTQKAFEHGLKPIVVVNKVDRDGARPDWVVDQVFDLFDRLGATDEQLDFPIIFASAINGYASDDSEVRDGDMTPLFQAIVDNCPAPEVDPDGPFQMQISNLDYSSYVGAIAVGRITRGKVRPNQQVMVHKYDGEEHKAKIGIVYGYMGLQRHEVPEASAGDIIAITGIEAPNVSDTLCDPEHVEALPPLTVDEPTVSMTFQVNTSPFAGKEGKYLTSRQLKERLERELIANVALRVEEGTDPEKFKVSGRGELHLSILLENMRREGFELAVSRPEVIFREIDGEVCEPYEQLTVDVEEQHQGAMMEALGARKGQLKDMTPDGTGRVRLDYIIPSRGLIGFQTEFMTSTSGTGLMYHVFDHYGPAQHGGIAPRSNGVLISNSQGKALAYALFNLQERGKLFVEHAQDVYEGQIIGLHARDNDLTVNPTKGKQLTNVRASGKDESLILTPPVQFSLEQALEFIEDDELVEITPSAIRIRKKFLKEHERKKARRENV; this is translated from the coding sequence GTGATTGAAAATCTTAGAAATGTCGCCATCATCGCCCACGTCGATCATGGCAAGACCACCCTCGTCGATGAACTCCTGAAACAGTCCGGCACCCTGGGCGAACGCTTTGGCGAGGTGGAGCGGGTCATGGATTCCAACGATCTGGAAAAGGAGCGGGGCATCACCATCCTGTCCAAGAACACGGCTATCAAATGGGGGGATTACCGCATCAACATCGTGGATACTCCGGGCCATGCCGATTTTGGCGGTGAGGTGGAGCGGGTGCTGTCCATGGTGGATTCGGTGCTGCTGCTGGTGGATGCCGTGGAAGGCCCCATGCCCCAGACCCGTTTCGTCACCCAGAAGGCTTTCGAGCATGGTCTCAAGCCCATTGTGGTGGTGAACAAGGTGGACAGGGATGGTGCACGTCCCGACTGGGTGGTGGATCAGGTGTTCGACCTGTTCGATCGCTTGGGTGCCACGGATGAACAGCTGGATTTCCCCATCATCTTTGCTTCGGCCATCAATGGTTATGCTTCGGACGACAGTGAGGTCCGTGATGGCGATATGACACCGCTGTTCCAGGCTATCGTGGACAATTGTCCGGCGCCGGAGGTGGACCCGGATGGCCCCTTCCAGATGCAGATTTCCAACCTGGATTACAGCAGCTATGTGGGCGCCATCGCCGTGGGCCGTATCACCCGGGGTAAGGTGCGGCCCAACCAGCAGGTGATGGTGCATAAATATGACGGGGAAGAGCACAAAGCCAAGATCGGCATCGTGTATGGCTACATGGGGCTGCAGCGCCACGAAGTCCCCGAAGCCAGTGCGGGGGATATCATTGCCATTACCGGTATCGAGGCACCCAATGTCTCCGATACCCTGTGTGATCCCGAGCATGTGGAAGCCCTGCCGCCTCTGACCGTCGATGAGCCCACGGTGTCCATGACCTTCCAGGTCAACACCTCGCCTTTCGCGGGCAAGGAGGGCAAGTACCTGACCTCCCGCCAGCTCAAGGAACGCTTGGAGCGCGAACTCATCGCCAACGTGGCCCTGCGTGTGGAAGAGGGTACGGATCCGGAGAAATTCAAGGTTTCCGGTCGTGGTGAGCTGCATTTGTCCATCCTGCTGGAGAACATGCGCAGAGAAGGTTTCGAATTGGCGGTTTCCCGTCCCGAGGTTATCTTCCGCGAGATCGATGGCGAGGTCTGCGAGCCTTACGAGCAGCTCACCGTGGATGTGGAAGAACAGCATCAGGGCGCCATGATGGAAGCCCTGGGAGCACGCAAGGGCCAGCTCAAGGATATGACGCCGGACGGCACCGGTCGCGTGCGTCTGGATTACATCATTCCCTCACGGGGGCTGATCGGATTTCAGACCGAATTCATGACCAGCACTTCGGGCACCGGCCTCATGTACCATGTGTTCGATCACTATGGACCGGCCCAGCACGGTGGAATCGCGCCCCGCAGTAACGGTGTGCTGATTTCCAACAGTCAGGGGAAGGCCCTGGCCTATGCGCTGTTCAACCTGCAGGAGCGAGGCAAGCTGTTCGTGGAACACGCCCAGGATGTCTATGAAGGCCAGATTATCGGCCTGCATGCCCGGGACAATGACCTGACGGTGAATCCCACCAAGGGCAAGCAGCTTACCAATGTGCGTGCCTCGGGCAAGGATGAATCGCTGATCCTTACGCCGCCGGTGCAGTTCAGCCTGGAGCAGGCCCTGGAATTCATCGAGGATGATGAGTTGGTGGAGATTACTCCCAGCGCCATCCGCATTCGCAAGAAGTTTCTCAAGGAGCATGAGCGCAAGAAGGCGCGCCGGGAGAATGTCTGA
- a CDS encoding MbcA/ParS/Xre antitoxin family protein → MSDDKQQQALTDITRAVMNLLENWKLDNSTMHEILAMPKEVRPRNFAHFRAGKAVFPNDPNVLRRSQYLLRIADALRTAYPMNPKMSGRWIHQPQRRFGGRTPISMILDQGETGLVTVLSELDCTFAWDCTGSRAVSAAK, encoded by the coding sequence ATGAGTGATGACAAGCAACAGCAGGCGCTGACGGACATTACCCGCGCGGTCATGAACCTGCTGGAAAACTGGAAGCTGGATAACAGCACCATGCATGAGATCCTGGCCATGCCCAAGGAAGTGCGCCCCAGGAATTTCGCCCATTTTCGTGCGGGCAAGGCGGTGTTTCCCAATGATCCCAATGTATTGCGCCGCTCCCAGTACCTGCTGCGCATTGCCGACGCCCTGCGCACGGCCTATCCCATGAATCCCAAAATGTCGGGCCGTTGGATTCACCAGCCCCAACGCCGCTTTGGTGGCCGTACGCCCATCTCCATGATTCTCGACCAGGGTGAAACCGGACTGGTCACCGTCCTGTCTGAACTGGACTGTACTTTTGCCTGGGATTGCACGGGTTCCAGGGCGGTTTCCGCGGCAAAATAA
- a CDS encoding glutaredoxin family protein, giving the protein MKARKTPRITLYSTHSCSHCRQLRAWLKQQGLAFREFDIQRNARAFKEFQRHGGRSVPLLVAGDQTIRGFDAKRLPAQLRKAGIPL; this is encoded by the coding sequence GTGAAGGCCAGGAAAACACCGCGCATCACCCTCTACTCCACCCACAGTTGCAGCCACTGCCGCCAACTCAGGGCCTGGTTGAAACAACAGGGCCTGGCGTTTCGGGAATTCGATATCCAGCGCAATGCGCGGGCCTTCAAGGAATTCCAGCGCCACGGCGGACGCAGCGTGCCCCTGCTGGTGGCGGGAGATCAGACCATCCGCGGCTTCGATGCCAAACGCCTGCCGGCCCAACTGCGCAAGGCCGGCATCCCGCTGTGA
- a CDS encoding serine/threonine protein kinase, whose product MNHPYERLSPERILDAVESRGFEVNGSLLPLNSYENRVLQVGLEDAPPLIAKFYRPRRWTDEAILEDHHFSLELADQEIPVVPPLVDTDGQSLFEYQGFRFALYARQGGRCPNLENPDDLQWIGRFIGRIHAVGAARPFAHRETLTPQTLGWSALEFLENSDFLTPDVRHSYLALCRELLTHIDGWFRKQDYRPLRLHGDCHPGNILWTDQGPHFVDMDDCRNGPAIQDLWMLLSGDRREMTLQLGELLEGYRLFHDFDTRELALMEPLRTLRLIHYSAWLARRWDDPAFPRAFTWFGDSAYWQEQLAILEQQKRTLEAPPLLLY is encoded by the coding sequence TTGAACCATCCCTACGAGCGCCTCTCACCGGAACGGATTCTCGACGCAGTGGAAAGCCGTGGCTTTGAAGTCAACGGCAGCCTGCTGCCCCTGAACAGCTATGAGAACCGGGTGCTGCAAGTGGGCCTGGAGGATGCCCCTCCCCTGATCGCAAAATTTTACCGCCCCCGGCGCTGGACGGACGAGGCCATCCTGGAAGATCATCATTTCAGTCTGGAGCTGGCGGATCAGGAAATTCCTGTCGTACCCCCCCTGGTTGACACTGATGGGCAGAGCCTGTTCGAGTATCAGGGCTTCCGCTTCGCCCTCTATGCCCGCCAGGGGGGGCGCTGTCCCAACCTCGAGAATCCGGATGACCTCCAATGGATCGGGCGCTTCATTGGCCGTATTCATGCCGTGGGCGCCGCCAGGCCTTTTGCCCACCGGGAAACCCTGACGCCCCAAACCCTGGGATGGAGTGCCCTGGAATTTCTTGAGAACAGCGACTTTCTGACGCCGGATGTGCGCCATTCCTATCTGGCCCTGTGCCGGGAACTGCTGACACACATCGATGGATGGTTCCGGAAACAGGATTACCGCCCGCTGCGGCTGCATGGTGACTGCCACCCCGGAAATATCCTGTGGACGGATCAGGGTCCGCATTTCGTGGACATGGACGATTGCCGCAACGGTCCGGCCATTCAGGATCTGTGGATGCTGCTCTCGGGCGATCGCCGGGAAATGACCCTGCAACTGGGAGAACTGCTGGAAGGGTATCGCCTGTTCCATGATTTCGACACCCGGGAACTGGCGCTCATGGAACCCCTGCGCACCCTGCGCCTGATCCACTACAGCGCCTGGCTGGCGCGCCGCTGGGACGACCCGGCCTTTCCCAGGGCTTTTACCTGGTTTGGCGACAGTGCCTACTGGCAGGAACAACTAGCTATTCTGGAACAACAGAAGAGGACCCTGGAGGCCCCTCCTTTGCTGCTGTACTGA
- the fba gene encoding class II fructose-bisphosphate aldolase (catalyzes the reversible aldol condensation of dihydroxyacetonephosphate and glyceraldehyde 3-phosphate in the Calvin cycle, glycolysis, and/or gluconeogenesis), producing MALISMRQLLDYAAEHDFGMPAFNVNNMEQVHAIMQAADELDSPVIMQGSAGARSYAGEPFLRHLITAATEMYPHIPIVMHQDHGSEPAVCLRSIQSGFTSVMMDGSLMADMKTPSSFEYNVDVTKTVVDMAHAGGVSVEGELGCLGSLETGMMGEEDGHGSDDKLDTDQLLTDPDEAADFVKKTGVDALAIAIGTSHGAYKFTKPPTGEVLRIDRIREIHARLPNTHLVMHGSSSVPQEWLKIINEFGGDMGETYGVPVEEIVEGIKNGVRKVNIDTDLRMASTGAVRRHLAENPSNFDPRKFLKASTEAMAGICKARFEAFGSAGHASRIKPISLEEMYKRYESGSLDPKVS from the coding sequence ATGGCTCTGATTTCCATGCGTCAACTACTGGACTATGCCGCAGAACACGACTTCGGCATGCCCGCATTCAACGTCAACAACATGGAGCAGGTGCATGCCATCATGCAGGCTGCCGATGAACTGGACAGCCCGGTCATCATGCAGGGCAGCGCCGGCGCCCGTTCCTATGCCGGCGAACCATTTTTGCGTCACCTGATTACTGCAGCGACGGAGATGTATCCGCATATTCCCATCGTCATGCACCAGGATCATGGCTCCGAGCCTGCGGTATGCCTGCGTTCCATCCAGTCCGGTTTCACCTCCGTGATGATGGACGGCTCCCTGATGGCGGATATGAAAACCCCGTCTTCATTCGAATACAACGTGGATGTCACCAAGACCGTGGTGGATATGGCTCACGCCGGTGGTGTTTCCGTCGAGGGCGAGCTGGGCTGCCTGGGTTCCCTGGAAACCGGCATGATGGGTGAGGAAGACGGCCACGGTTCCGACGACAAGCTGGATACGGACCAACTGCTCACTGATCCTGATGAAGCTGCTGATTTTGTCAAGAAAACCGGTGTGGATGCCCTGGCCATCGCCATCGGCACCTCCCACGGTGCCTACAAGTTCACCAAGCCGCCTACCGGCGAAGTACTGCGCATCGACCGTATCCGCGAGATCCATGCGCGCCTGCCCAACACTCACCTGGTCATGCACGGTTCTTCCTCCGTTCCCCAGGAATGGCTGAAGATCATCAATGAGTTTGGTGGTGACATGGGCGAGACCTACGGCGTGCCTGTCGAAGAAATCGTCGAAGGCATCAAGAACGGTGTGCGCAAGGTCAACATCGACACCGACCTGCGCATGGCTTCCACGGGTGCCGTACGCCGTCACCTGGCTGAGAACCCCTCCAACTTCGATCCACGCAAATTCCTCAAGGCTTCCACCGAAGCCATGGCGGGTATCTGCAAGGCACGCTTCGAGGCATTCGGCTCCGCAGGCCATGCTTCCAGGATCAAGCCCATCTCTCTGGAAGAGATGTACAAGCGTTACGAGTCCGGCTCCCTGGATCCCAAGGTCAGCTGA
- a CDS encoding MOSC domain-containing protein — protein sequence MSILLSGLYRYPVKSLGGEGLDTMEVGPRGPVDDRHWMVVTPEGRFLTQRELPRMALVRPRIMETGLLLQAPGMFDLEVTADSQETMQVQIWRDTCIARLMNPAADQWLSDFLGIACRLVYLPQEQRRQVDQDYARREDQVGFADGFPFLLISRASLDDLNRRMGRELPMERFRPNLVVEGCEPYAEDTWKRIRIGGIDFRVAKPCSRCVIPTVNPETGEREGNEPLKTLMSYRKEGNNVYFGQNLLHDGQGTLKNGMAVEILE from the coding sequence TTGAGTATCCTGCTCAGCGGATTGTACCGCTATCCCGTAAAATCCCTGGGCGGCGAGGGCCTGGACACCATGGAAGTGGGGCCGCGTGGTCCCGTGGATGACAGACACTGGATGGTGGTTACACCGGAAGGGCGTTTTCTTACCCAGCGGGAACTGCCGCGTATGGCACTGGTACGGCCCCGGATCATGGAAACGGGGCTGTTGCTTCAGGCTCCCGGCATGTTCGACCTGGAAGTGACGGCGGATTCCCAGGAAACCATGCAGGTCCAGATATGGCGCGATACCTGTATAGCCCGCTTGATGAACCCGGCGGCCGATCAGTGGCTGAGTGATTTCCTGGGCATAGCCTGCCGGCTGGTGTATCTGCCGCAGGAGCAGCGGCGACAGGTGGATCAGGACTATGCCCGCAGGGAAGACCAGGTGGGTTTCGCTGACGGCTTTCCCTTTCTGCTCATTTCCCGTGCGTCACTGGATGATCTCAACCGGCGCATGGGGCGGGAGTTGCCCATGGAGCGTTTCCGTCCCAACCTGGTGGTGGAAGGCTGTGAACCTTACGCCGAAGATACCTGGAAGCGCATCCGCATCGGCGGTATCGATTTTCGCGTGGCCAAGCCCTGTTCCCGTTGTGTGATTCCCACGGTAAATCCGGAAACCGGCGAGCGCGAAGGCAACGAACCCCTGAAAACCCTCATGAGCTACCGCAAGGAAGGCAACAACGTCTATTTCGGTCAGAATCTGCTCCATGACGGCCAGGGGACACTGAAGAACGGCATGGCTGTGGAGATACTGGAATGA
- a CDS encoding Slp family lipoprotein: MRKMLYFTAILVGMTGCASRLPQTIAQAPAEAISASAVQQQPEAYAGKPVRWGGEILEVANAEQHTDVLVVGRELEKDGEPIENSQVDARFIARFSGFREPADFPEGKPLTVSGTVAGVEVRKVGEYPYPYPVVKVIESYRWPEKKHHDHYPYYPYYPSYYGWGPYGGYPWWRYPYWW, encoded by the coding sequence ATGAGAAAGATGCTGTATTTTACCGCGATTCTGGTGGGAATGACGGGTTGTGCTTCCAGGCTGCCGCAGACCATCGCCCAGGCGCCCGCCGAAGCCATTTCCGCCAGTGCAGTGCAGCAGCAGCCTGAAGCCTATGCGGGAAAGCCGGTTCGCTGGGGCGGTGAGATACTGGAAGTGGCCAATGCAGAACAACATACGGATGTCCTGGTCGTGGGCCGGGAGCTGGAGAAAGATGGCGAGCCCATCGAGAACAGCCAGGTGGATGCCCGTTTCATCGCGCGGTTTTCCGGTTTTCGGGAGCCGGCGGATTTTCCCGAAGGCAAGCCACTGACGGTGAGTGGTACCGTTGCGGGCGTGGAAGTGCGCAAGGTTGGTGAGTATCCCTATCCCTATCCGGTGGTCAAGGTGATCGAATCATACCGCTGGCCGGAGAAGAAACACCATGACCACTATCCCTATTACCCCTATTATCCTTCCTACTATGGCTGGGGGCCTTACGGAGGGTATCCGTGGTGGCGATATCCTTACTGGTGGTGA
- a CDS encoding phosphoribosylaminoimidazolesuccinocarboxamide synthase → MTALYQSDISGLELINRGKVRDIYAVDEQTMLIVTSDRLSAFDVILPQPIPGKGEVLTRVSTFWFRRMAHVLPNHLTDIPLQDVVTDADERAALGDRAIVVRRLKPLPVEAIVRGYIIGSGWKDYQKSGQVCGIDLPQGLQLADKLPEAIYTPSTKAELGEHDVNVDFAHTVKLLGRDLAEQVRDASLRIYTEAAAYALEKGIIIADTKFEFGLDDNGRLHIIDEALTPDSSRFWPADQYRPGISPPSFDKQFVRDYLETLDWDKTPPGPELPEEIIHRTAEKYREAEQRLTGR, encoded by the coding sequence ATGACCGCTCTTTACCAGTCCGATATTTCAGGTCTCGAACTCATCAACCGTGGCAAGGTGCGCGATATCTATGCCGTGGATGAGCAGACCATGCTCATTGTCACCTCTGACCGACTTTCGGCCTTCGACGTGATTCTTCCCCAGCCCATTCCCGGCAAGGGCGAAGTGTTGACCCGGGTATCGACCTTCTGGTTCCGGCGCATGGCCCATGTTCTCCCCAACCATCTCACGGACATTCCTCTGCAGGACGTGGTGACAGACGCGGACGAAAGGGCGGCCCTGGGCGACCGGGCCATCGTAGTGCGGCGCCTCAAGCCCCTGCCCGTGGAAGCTATCGTGCGTGGCTACATTATCGGTTCGGGGTGGAAAGATTACCAGAAAAGCGGCCAGGTATGCGGCATCGACCTGCCCCAGGGCCTGCAGCTGGCGGACAAATTGCCCGAGGCCATCTATACCCCCTCTACCAAGGCGGAACTGGGGGAACATGATGTCAATGTGGATTTCGCCCACACGGTGAAACTCCTTGGCCGGGATCTCGCGGAACAGGTACGCGATGCCAGCCTGCGCATCTACACCGAAGCCGCGGCTTATGCCCTGGAGAAAGGCATCATAATCGCCGACACCAAGTTCGAGTTCGGCCTGGATGACAATGGCCGGTTGCACATCATCGACGAAGCCCTGACCCCGGATTCCTCCCGCTTCTGGCCCGCAGACCAGTACCGCCCCGGCATCAGCCCACCGAGCTTCGACAAGCAGTTCGTGCGCGATTATCTGGAGACCCTGGACTGGGACAAGACCCCTCCCGGCCCGGAACTGCCCGAGGAAATCATCCACAGGACTGCAGAAAAATATCGCGAGGCGGAGCAGCGTCTCACTGGCCGCTAG